The following proteins are co-located in the Flectobacillus major DSM 103 genome:
- a CDS encoding efflux RND transporter periplasmic adaptor subunit yields the protein MNKKTLCIYILSALFSTVVLSCSKNKTDNQQADSTQEKTNDLVHLSAEQAKNVQLNLGDFDAITIGEEITANGKVEVPPQQMISLSVPISGFVKSITLLPGTPVRKGQTLAVIQSMEYIQLQQEYLQAISRQKFQEQDLSRQETLNQENVGSKKKLQQIDADFQTSKALINGLEVKLKLIGCNIAKLRKGEITPSINLVSPINGYTKMVYVNIGKNIAPTDIIVDLVSREHLHLELNVFEKDANKVKLGQTLVLENPKLADKKMTGKVILVGQTIEGQAKAILVHGHLDDEVLEQKLVVGQYVNTKILTGNKTVKTLPENAVVRRGEGGFIFVKIKENVYQQIPVQLGISEKGNVEIKTERDITGKPIVKSNASILQAILASGDE from the coding sequence ATGAATAAGAAAACACTTTGTATATATATCCTTTCTGCTTTGTTCAGTACTGTTGTATTGAGTTGTTCAAAAAACAAAACCGACAACCAACAGGCAGATTCTACCCAAGAAAAAACAAATGATCTGGTACATTTGAGTGCCGAACAGGCCAAAAATGTACAACTCAATCTTGGCGATTTTGATGCTATTACCATTGGCGAAGAAATCACCGCCAATGGCAAAGTGGAAGTCCCTCCACAACAGATGATTTCTTTGAGTGTTCCTATTTCGGGGTTTGTCAAAAGTATTACTCTACTTCCAGGTACGCCCGTGCGAAAAGGGCAAACTTTGGCGGTAATTCAGAGCATGGAATACATACAATTACAACAAGAATACCTACAAGCCATTAGTAGACAAAAGTTCCAAGAACAAGATTTAAGCAGACAAGAAACCCTGAATCAAGAGAATGTTGGGTCTAAGAAAAAATTGCAACAAATAGATGCCGACTTTCAAACAAGTAAGGCACTTATCAATGGTCTGGAAGTAAAATTGAAACTGATAGGATGTAATATAGCCAAACTTCGGAAAGGCGAAATAACACCGTCTATCAATCTGGTATCTCCAATCAATGGATATACCAAAATGGTGTATGTCAATATTGGCAAAAATATAGCCCCAACCGACATTATCGTAGATTTGGTAAGCCGAGAACACTTGCACCTAGAGCTCAATGTGTTTGAGAAAGATGCCAATAAGGTTAAATTAGGGCAAACCTTAGTATTAGAAAATCCTAAATTGGCCGATAAAAAAATGACAGGTAAAGTTATTTTGGTAGGACAAACCATAGAAGGGCAAGCCAAAGCTATTTTGGTTCATGGGCATTTGGATGATGAAGTGTTAGAACAAAAGTTGGTGGTTGGACAATACGTAAATACCAAAATTTTGACAGGCAATAAAACCGTAAAAACTCTACCCGAAAATGCCGTTGTGAGAAGAGGTGAAGGTGGTTTTATTTTTGTCAAAATAAAAGAAAATGTTTACCAACAAATTCCTGTACAACTAGGTATTTCGGAAAAAGGCAATGTTGAAATCAAGACAGAAAGAGATATTACAGGCAAGCCAATCGTAAAAAGTAATGCGTCGATTTTGCAGGCTATATTGGCTAGCGGAGACGAATAG